The Streptomyces sp. NBC_00569 genomic sequence TTGGCCAGCATCAGGTGGCCGTGTTCCGTGAGGACGGACTCGGGGTGGAACTGCACGCCCTCGACGGGCAGTTCACGGTGGCGCAGGCCCATGATGATGCCGTCCTCGGTGCGCGCGGTGACCTCGAGCTCGTCGGGGACCGTGTCCGGTTCGGCGGCGAGGGAGTGGTAGCGGGTCGCCGTGAACGGGTTCGGCAGTCCCGCGAAGACGCCCATGCCCTCGTGCCGCACGAGGGACGTCTTGCCGTGCAGCAGCTCGGGGGCACGGTCCACGACGCCGCCGTAGGCGACCTGCATGGACTGCATGCCGAGGCAGACGCCGAAGACGGGCACCCCGGTCGCCGCGCAGTGGCGCACCATCTCGACGCAGACACCGGCCTGTTCGGGGGTCCCCGGGCCCGGGGACAGCAGTACGCCGTCGAAGC encodes the following:
- a CDS encoding aminodeoxychorismate/anthranilate synthase component II, with the translated sequence MDERSRTRILVVDNYDSFVFNLVQYLYQLGAECEVLRNDEVETRHAQDGFDGVLLSPGPGTPEQAGVCVEMVRHCAATGVPVFGVCLGMQSMQVAYGGVVDRAPELLHGKTSLVRHEGMGVFAGLPNPFTATRYHSLAAEPDTVPDELEVTARTEDGIIMGLRHRELPVEGVQFHPESVLTEHGHLMLANWLAACGDKTAVARSAGLAPVVGRASA